One stretch of Oncorhynchus clarkii lewisi isolate Uvic-CL-2024 chromosome 3, UVic_Ocla_1.0, whole genome shotgun sequence DNA includes these proteins:
- the LOC139404389 gene encoding mid1-interacting protein 1-B-like yields the protein MMQISESHLQKNSLFNSMNRFIGAVNNMDQTVMVPSLLRDVPLEEEREMATLKSSGNSDIEDGDMYSYYQLLKSIRCDIEWGVMRAEKLKESRGPSSRIDSEEEESEVSSEEDEVNLQKQFQFHMTGLHGVLSKLTQQANTLTNRYKQEIGIGCY from the coding sequence ATGATGCAAATCTCAGAATCCCACCTGCAGAAGAACTCCCTGTTCAACTCCATGAATCGCTTCATTGGAGCCGTCAATAACATGGACCAGACGGTGATGGTGCCCAGCCTGCTGCGGGACGTCCCactggaagaagagagggagatggccACCCTCAAAAGCTCGGGAAACAGCGACATCGAGGACGGCGACATGTACAGCTACTACCAGCTCCTGAAGTCCATCCGCTGCGACATCGAGTGGGGAGTGATGCGCGCCGAGAAGCTCAAGGAGAGCCGGGGTCCCAGCTCTCGGATTGATTCCGAGGAAGAAGAATCGGAGGTGTCGTCCGAGGAAGACGAGGTTAACCTGCAAAAGCAGTTCCAGTTCCACATGACAGGGCTTCACGGGGTGCTGTCCAAGCTGACGCAACAGGCCAACACTCTCACCAACCGCTACAAGCAGGAGATCGGCATTGGATGCTACTAA